DNA sequence from the Rhodanobacteraceae bacterium genome:
CGCGTGCCGATGCGCGCCTGGCGCGCCGGAGCATCCATGTCGGTGCGGAAATGATCGTAGAAGCGCCAGCGGCGCACGCGCTCGCGCAGCGCCAGCAACTCCGGCGCCGCCTGCGGATCGACCGCGCGCGCGAGCATGCTCTCGTCCGCTGGCAGGTACGCATCGAGCACCCGCCATTCGCGCCCGGCGCGGCTCTTCAGCAACTGCGCACGGCGCTCGACCAGCACACCGGCAGGACGCAATACCGACCCGGCCCACAGGCATTCGAGTTTGATCTCCGGGTCCAGCCCGAACACACTACGCCCCGCGGGCGGCAGGCCTAGGTCGATGGCGTAGCCGAACTCACCGTCGGCGAAGCCCAGCATCAGCCGCGCGCGCTGCTGGCGCGGGCCACCCTGCACCAGCTCGCTGCCCTCGCGCATGCCACGGCTGAAACGTTCGGGTCCGGCCCAGAAGGCGGATGCAACACCGCCCTCGCGCGCGATCGCGCCGACCACGCCACCCTGCGCGGTCTCCGCCAGCAGTCGCAGCGCGCGATAGAGATTGGATTTGCCGCAGCCGTTGGCGCCGGCGATCACCGTCAGCGGCTGCAGCGGCAGCGTCAGGTCGCGTAGCGAACGGTAGTTGGCGA
Encoded proteins:
- a CDS encoding AAA family ATPase, coding for MLTTLAIANYRSLRDLTLPLQPLTVIAGANGCGKSNLYRALRLLAETAQGGVVGAIAREGGVASAFWAGPERFSRGMREGSELVQGGPRQQRARLMLGFADGEFGYAIDLGLPPAGRSVFGLDPEIKLECLWAGSVLRPAGVLVERRAQLLKSRAGREWRVLDAYLPADESMLARAVDPQAAPELLALRERVRRWRFYDHFRTDMDAPARQARIGTRTPALAHDGSDLAAALATIREIGDAAALAAAIDDAFPGAELAIESHDGRFGLALTQPGLLRPLSVAEWSDGTLRYVLWVAALLTPRPPPLVVLNEPETSLHPDLLPALGRLIADAATRTQVWVITHSQRLIAALERASGCATLLLEKQLGETRLAGQDLLDIPAWRWPER